One genomic segment of Ancylobacter sp. IITR112 includes these proteins:
- the panC gene encoding pantoate--beta-alanine ligase has translation MTETRALRSVHTVAALRDQIRHWRAHGERIALVPTMGALHSGHVALMQAAREKADRVVVTIFVNPTQFAPTEDLSRYPRTLEADLDKADAAGVALAFVPDVAAMYPAGFCTTISLTGPALGLETDFRPTHFAGVATVVAKLLIQALPDVALFGEKDYQQLQVISRLARDLDLPVDIVGVPTLREPDGLALSSRNIYLSPADRAAAPALHQALSRAAQRISRETVIAPAIDEARAAVTTAGFALDYLEARHAETLAPIASTAEGPVRLLVAARIGTTRLIDNVAVPA, from the coding sequence ATGACCGAGACCCGTGCCCTGCGCAGCGTCCACACCGTCGCCGCGCTGCGCGACCAGATCAGGCACTGGCGGGCGCATGGGGAGCGCATTGCCCTGGTGCCCACCATGGGCGCGCTGCATAGCGGCCATGTCGCCCTGATGCAGGCAGCCCGCGAAAAGGCTGATCGGGTGGTGGTGACGATTTTCGTCAATCCCACCCAGTTCGCCCCGACGGAAGATCTCTCGCGCTACCCGCGAACGCTTGAGGCCGATCTCGACAAGGCCGACGCGGCGGGGGTGGCGCTGGCCTTTGTGCCCGATGTCGCGGCGATGTATCCCGCAGGCTTCTGCACCACCATCAGTTTGACGGGACCGGCGCTGGGTCTCGAAACCGATTTTCGCCCCACTCATTTTGCTGGTGTCGCCACCGTGGTCGCCAAGCTGCTGATCCAGGCGCTTCCCGATGTCGCGCTGTTCGGGGAGAAGGACTACCAGCAGCTTCAGGTCATCAGCCGGCTCGCCCGCGATCTCGATCTGCCGGTCGACATTGTCGGCGTTCCCACCCTGCGCGAACCCGACGGCCTCGCCCTTTCCTCGCGCAACATCTATCTGTCCCCGGCCGACCGGGCAGCCGCGCCGGCGCTGCATCAGGCGCTCAGTCGCGCCGCACAACGCATCTCCCGCGAGACCGTGATTGCCCCGGCGATCGACGAGGCCCGCGCCGCCGTTACGACGGCCGGCTTCGCACTGGATTATCTGGAGGCCCGTCACGCCGAGACACTGGCGCCGATCGCGTCGACGGCGGAGGGGCCGGTCCGCCTGCTCGTCGCGGCGCGGATCGGTACCACCCGCCTCATCGACAATGTCGCGGTCCCGGCCTAG
- the clpS gene encoding ATP-dependent Clp protease adapter ClpS: MTDHAYVPPREIMMADDERRRRGDNAPGTAVITRTKPQVKRPNLYRVLLVNDDYTPMEFVVHVLEHFFSKDREEATQIMLHVHQHGVGECGIFTYEVAETKVTQVMDFARKHQHPLQCVMEKK; encoded by the coding sequence ATGACCGACCACGCCTATGTTCCGCCGCGTGAGATCATGATGGCCGACGACGAACGTCGCCGCCGGGGAGACAACGCGCCCGGCACGGCGGTCATCACGCGCACCAAGCCGCAGGTCAAGCGGCCCAATCTCTACCGGGTGCTCCTGGTCAACGACGACTACACGCCAATGGAGTTCGTCGTGCATGTGCTGGAGCACTTTTTCAGCAAGGACCGGGAGGAAGCCACCCAGATCATGCTGCATGTGCATCAGCATGGCGTGGGGGAGTGCGGTATCTTCACCTACGAAGTGGCCGAGACAAAGGTCACGCAGGTGATGGACTTCGCGCGCAAGCACCAGCATCCTTTGCAGTGCGTCATGGAGAAAAAGTGA
- a CDS encoding AzlD domain-containing protein — MSLHSTEAGAMLLVIFIGFLPNEVWRVLGVLFGRRIDAESVWMQWVQAVATALLAAVVARLLLVPSGALVALPLALRIGAVASGIAGFLAVRRSVLAGVLTAEAVLVAGAWWLGINP; from the coding sequence ATGAGCCTTCATTCCACGGAGGCTGGCGCCATGCTGCTGGTGATCTTCATCGGCTTTCTGCCGAATGAGGTCTGGCGCGTGCTGGGCGTGCTGTTCGGACGCCGCATCGACGCTGAGAGCGTGTGGATGCAGTGGGTGCAGGCGGTGGCGACCGCGCTGCTCGCGGCCGTGGTCGCGCGCCTGCTGCTGGTGCCGAGCGGCGCACTGGTCGCCTTGCCGCTCGCGCTTCGCATCGGCGCCGTGGCGAGCGGCATCGCCGGTTTCCTGGCGGTGCGGCGCTCGGTGCTCGCCGGCGTGCTCACCGCCGAAGCGGTTCTGGTGGCGGGCGCCTGGTGGCTCGGGATCAATCCCTGA
- a CDS encoding glutathione S-transferase family protein gives MKLIIGNKNYSSWSLRPWLAMTALGIPFEEELVPLDAPDFKDRIRALSPAGKVPVLIDGDAVVWESSAILEHLAERFPDKGIWPAAPAARAYARSFATEMHNGFGALRSVAPMNLWRPVEPRAFPDEALKDVRRILRRWGEARARFGAGGDFLFGAFSGADAMYAPVATRLRTYAIEVDPVAAAYVEAIHAHPAFVAWKQAALQETGTLAEDEVDWPVVKRV, from the coding sequence ATGAAACTCATCATCGGGAACAAGAACTACTCGTCATGGTCGCTGCGGCCCTGGCTGGCGATGACGGCATTGGGCATTCCGTTCGAGGAAGAACTGGTGCCTCTCGATGCGCCGGACTTCAAGGATCGCATCCGCGCCCTTTCTCCCGCCGGCAAGGTGCCGGTGTTGATCGACGGGGACGCGGTGGTTTGGGAATCCAGCGCGATTCTGGAGCATCTCGCCGAACGATTCCCCGACAAGGGGATCTGGCCGGCCGCGCCCGCCGCCCGTGCCTATGCCCGTTCGTTCGCCACGGAAATGCACAATGGCTTCGGCGCGTTGCGTAGCGTGGCGCCGATGAATCTCTGGCGTCCGGTCGAGCCTCGCGCCTTTCCCGATGAGGCGCTGAAGGATGTGCGCCGCATCCTGCGTCGCTGGGGCGAGGCCCGGGCGCGGTTCGGCGCCGGGGGCGACTTTCTGTTCGGCGCCTTCTCCGGTGCCGATGCGATGTACGCGCCAGTGGCGACGCGTCTGCGCACCTATGCCATCGAGGTCGATCCGGTCGCCGCCGCCTATGTCGAGGCGATCCACGCCCACCCCGCCTTTGTGGCGTGGAAACAGGCGGCGCTGCAGGAGACCGGCACGCTGGCGGAAGACGAGGTCGACTGGCCGGTGGTGAAACGGGTATAG
- a CDS encoding HIT family protein, whose product MAYDPANIFAKILRGEIPAYKIHEDDHVLAFLDIMPRAAGHALVIPKAPARNLLDVAQGDLSAVMAVAQRIAQAQMKAFAAEGITVTQHNEKAGGQEVFHLHVHVIPRHVGVELRAPLSYKETPEVLAAQAEKLRAALRD is encoded by the coding sequence ATGGCCTACGATCCCGCCAACATCTTCGCCAAGATCCTGCGCGGCGAGATTCCCGCCTACAAGATCCATGAGGACGATCACGTTCTCGCCTTCCTCGACATCATGCCCCGCGCGGCGGGGCACGCGCTTGTCATCCCTAAGGCGCCGGCCCGTAACCTGCTGGATGTGGCGCAGGGCGACCTCTCCGCCGTCATGGCGGTGGCACAGCGAATCGCGCAGGCGCAGATGAAGGCATTCGCCGCAGAAGGCATCACCGTGACCCAGCACAATGAGAAGGCCGGCGGTCAGGAGGTTTTCCATCTCCATGTCCACGTCATCCCGCGCCATGTGGGCGTGGAACTGCGCGCACCGCTTTCCTACAAGGAGACCCCCGAGGTGCTGGCGGCGCAGGCGGAAAAGCTGCGGGCCGCGCTCAGGGATTGA
- a CDS encoding DUF1489 family protein — translation MPLHLLKLCVGAVSVEDLEAWIAESLADKVARRQVAEQVHTTRMVPTRTAELLQGGSLYWVIKGEVACRQLLTGIRPFVDGDGVRRCHLVLDPTVHRVEPRPNRPFQGWRYLSAGEAPPDLAPTGDARALPDDLRRELRALGLL, via the coding sequence ATGCCGCTCCACCTGTTGAAACTGTGCGTCGGCGCCGTCTCCGTCGAAGATCTCGAAGCCTGGATCGCCGAATCGCTTGCTGACAAGGTGGCGCGCCGACAGGTGGCTGAGCAGGTCCACACTACGCGCATGGTGCCGACCCGCACCGCCGAACTGCTGCAGGGGGGCTCGCTCTACTGGGTGATCAAGGGGGAGGTCGCCTGCCGGCAGTTGCTCACCGGCATCCGACCTTTCGTGGATGGTGACGGTGTCCGGCGTTGCCATCTTGTGCTCGATCCGACGGTGCATCGGGTCGAGCCACGGCCGAACCGGCCCTTCCAGGGATGGCGCTACCTTTCGGCCGGCGAGGCGCCGCCGGACCTCGCCCCGACGGGCGACGCTCGCGCGCTGCCGGACGATCTGCGGCGGGAGTTGCGCGCGCTCGGGCTTCTCTGA
- a CDS encoding SPOR domain-containing protein yields MRVPKMVGTTFMRAAVAVLAVSLLGAGVAEAAAKKKKTVRSKSAVTRTVASTGTWQRGYSHIVVDANTGRVLDADNADSLRHPASVTKVMTLYLLFEQLESGRMRLNTPLRVSSYAAAQQPSKLGVKAGSTIVVEDAIKALITRSANDVAVVIAENISGSSSSFASLMTRRARQLGMSRTVFKNPNGLPSTEQVTTARDLATLGRAIQERFPKYYGYFEIRSFQYRGVAIRNHNRLLGRVDGVDGIKTGYTNASGFNLLTSVKKNGRYVIAVVMGGSSAASRDNRMVELINENLGKAQAGRQLVARMSSPPPGASADDAIAPVALADEAPAAPKTIPVPTSSPRVAMASMVADPAVTASIPTPAPSPARPPQAVASAPAAEAPPVGSVAPIVPVAVKTVAVARPSQPVAGFSNQPGILGTLSFTNNGFISDASEAPAAAPAQRAIRQQVQVASAGPIDIPRQDAETAEQAAAPRAGWAIQIGAFGSEADARAQIAKAQKKAGRVLAKADAYTEQAVKGSTRIVRARFAGFDAESAARAACATLKRSDFGCMVFRN; encoded by the coding sequence ATGCGGGTTCCGAAGATGGTCGGCACCACTTTCATGCGTGCCGCCGTGGCGGTTTTGGCAGTTTCACTTCTCGGCGCCGGCGTCGCGGAAGCCGCGGCCAAGAAGAAGAAGACCGTCCGCTCAAAGTCGGCGGTAACACGCACCGTTGCGAGCACCGGCACCTGGCAGCGCGGCTATTCGCACATTGTGGTCGACGCCAATACCGGGCGCGTGCTTGACGCCGACAATGCCGACTCGCTGCGCCACCCCGCCTCCGTCACCAAGGTGATGACGCTCTATCTGCTGTTCGAGCAGCTTGAGAGCGGCCGCATGCGGCTCAACACCCCGCTTCGCGTTTCCTCTTACGCCGCTGCGCAGCAACCCTCCAAGCTGGGCGTGAAGGCCGGTTCGACGATTGTGGTCGAGGATGCGATCAAGGCCCTGATCACGCGCTCCGCCAATGATGTCGCCGTCGTCATTGCCGAAAACATTTCCGGTAGTTCGTCCTCCTTTGCCAGCCTGATGACCCGCCGCGCCCGGCAGCTCGGCATGTCGCGCACGGTGTTCAAAAATCCGAACGGCCTGCCCAGCACCGAGCAGGTCACCACCGCCCGCGATCTCGCCACGCTCGGCCGCGCCATTCAGGAGCGTTTCCCGAAATATTACGGCTATTTCGAAATCCGCAGCTTCCAGTATCGCGGCGTCGCCATCCGCAACCACAACCGCCTGCTCGGTCGTGTGGATGGCGTGGACGGCATCAAGACCGGCTATACCAACGCTTCCGGCTTCAACCTGCTGACCAGCGTCAAGAAGAACGGGCGCTATGTCATCGCCGTGGTGATGGGCGGCTCCAGCGCCGCCTCGCGCGACAACCGCATGGTGGAGCTGATCAACGAGAATCTCGGCAAGGCGCAGGCCGGCCGCCAATTGGTGGCCCGCATGAGCAGCCCGCCGCCCGGCGCCTCGGCCGACGACGCCATCGCCCCAGTCGCGCTGGCGGACGAAGCCCCGGCCGCGCCCAAGACCATTCCGGTGCCGACCAGCAGTCCGCGCGTCGCCATGGCCTCCATGGTCGCCGATCCGGCGGTAACCGCCTCGATCCCGACGCCCGCACCCTCCCCGGCCCGTCCGCCTCAGGCCGTGGCGAGCGCGCCGGCCGCCGAAGCGCCGCCCGTTGGCTCTGTCGCCCCCATCGTGCCGGTGGCCGTCAAGACGGTGGCCGTGGCGCGTCCGAGCCAGCCGGTGGCCGGATTCAGCAACCAGCCCGGCATTCTCGGCACGCTGTCCTTCACCAATAACGGTTTCATTTCGGACGCCTCCGAAGCCCCGGCCGCGGCGCCGGCCCAGCGGGCAATCCGCCAGCAGGTTCAGGTGGCGAGCGCCGGGCCCATCGACATTCCCCGCCAGGATGCCGAGACTGCCGAACAGGCTGCCGCCCCGCGCGCGGGCTGGGCGATCCAGATCGGCGCCTTCGGCTCCGAGGCCGATGCCCGCGCCCAGATCGCCAAGGCGCAGAAGAAGGCCGGCCGCGTTCTCGCCAAGGCGGACGCCTATACGGAACAGGCTGTGAAGGGCTCCACCCGCATTGTGCGCGCCCGTTTCGCCGGCTTCGACGCCGAATCCGCCGCCCGTGCCGCCTGTGCGACCCTGAAGCGCAGCGACTTCGGTTGCATGGTGTTTCGCAACTAA
- the clpA gene encoding ATP-dependent Clp protease ATP-binding subunit ClpA, giving the protein MPTFSRSLEQSLHRALALANERHHEYATLEHLLLSLVDDQDSAAVMRACNVDIDKLRRNLVEYIDTELDNLVQDAGEDSKPTAGFQRVIQRAVIHVQSSGREEVTGANVLVAIFAERESHAAYFLQEQDMTRYDAVNYISHGIAKRAGMSESRPVRGAEEETETKTGEDTKKKADALDAYCVNLNKKAREGKIDPLIGRDSEIQRTIQVLCRRSKNNPLFVGDPGVGKTAIAEGLARRIVAGEVPDVLAKATVFSLDMGALLAGTRYRGDFEERLKQVVKEIEAYPDAIMFIDEIHTVIGAGATSGGAMDASNLLKPALAAGTLRCIGSTTYKEYRQYFEKDRALVRRFQKIDVPEPTVPDAIEILKGLKPYFEDYHRLRYTNDAIKAAVELSARYIHDRKLPDKAIDIIDESGAAQMLLPEGRRKKTIGVKEIEATIATIARIPPKSVSKSDTEILSALETTLKRVVYGQDKAIEALASAIKLARAGLREPEKPIGSYLFSGPTGVGKTEVAKQLASSLGVELLRFDMSEYMERHTISRLIGAPPGYVGFDQGGLLTDGIDQHPHCVLLLDEIEKAHPDLFNILLQVMDHGKLTDHNGKQVDFRNVILIMTTNAGAADLSKSAFGFTRSKREGDDVEAINRLFAPEFRNRLDAIIPFAHLTNEIIALVVEKFVLQLEAQLADRNVTIELSDEATAWLVERGYDQQMGARPMGRVIQEHIKKPLADEVLFGKLRNGGHVRVVLQTDDDGETALAFEFPEGPVTPKPEKIEPPEEKRAPRRKAPATKAKKAGPATARRARPGSSKVPKVPLVKA; this is encoded by the coding sequence ATGCCCACCTTCTCCCGAAGCCTCGAGCAGTCGCTGCACAGGGCCCTCGCGCTCGCCAATGAACGCCACCACGAATACGCGACGCTGGAGCACCTGCTTCTGTCCCTGGTGGACGACCAGGATTCTGCGGCGGTGATGCGGGCCTGCAATGTCGACATCGACAAGCTGCGCCGCAATCTGGTCGAATATATCGACACCGAGCTCGATAATCTTGTTCAGGACGCTGGCGAGGACTCCAAGCCGACGGCCGGTTTTCAGCGCGTCATTCAGCGCGCCGTCATCCATGTGCAGTCCTCGGGCCGCGAGGAAGTGACCGGCGCCAATGTGCTGGTCGCCATTTTCGCCGAGCGCGAGAGCCATGCGGCCTATTTCCTGCAGGAGCAGGACATGACCCGCTATGATGCGGTCAACTACATCAGCCACGGCATCGCCAAGCGCGCCGGCATGTCGGAAAGTCGACCCGTCCGCGGCGCCGAGGAGGAGACGGAGACGAAGACCGGGGAGGACACCAAGAAGAAGGCCGATGCGCTCGACGCCTATTGCGTGAACCTCAACAAGAAGGCGCGCGAGGGCAAGATCGACCCGCTGATCGGCCGCGACAGCGAAATCCAGCGCACCATTCAGGTGCTCTGCCGCCGCTCCAAGAACAACCCGCTTTTCGTGGGCGACCCCGGCGTCGGCAAGACTGCCATAGCGGAAGGTCTGGCGCGCCGCATCGTCGCTGGCGAGGTGCCCGATGTCCTCGCCAAAGCCACGGTCTTCTCGCTCGACATGGGCGCGCTGCTCGCCGGCACCCGCTACCGGGGCGATTTCGAGGAACGCCTCAAGCAGGTCGTCAAGGAGATCGAGGCCTATCCCGACGCCATCATGTTCATCGACGAGATCCATACAGTGATCGGCGCCGGCGCGACCTCCGGCGGGGCGATGGATGCCTCCAATCTGCTCAAGCCCGCTCTTGCCGCAGGCACGTTGCGCTGCATCGGCTCGACCACCTACAAGGAGTACCGGCAGTACTTCGAGAAGGACCGCGCGCTGGTCCGCCGCTTCCAGAAGATCGACGTGCCGGAGCCGACCGTCCCGGACGCGATCGAGATCCTCAAGGGTCTGAAGCCCTATTTCGAGGATTACCACCGGCTGCGCTACACTAACGACGCCATCAAGGCGGCGGTCGAACTTTCCGCACGCTACATTCACGACCGCAAGCTGCCGGACAAGGCGATCGACATCATCGACGAGTCGGGCGCGGCGCAGATGCTGCTGCCCGAGGGCCGGCGGAAGAAGACGATCGGCGTGAAGGAGATCGAGGCGACCATCGCTACGATCGCCCGCATCCCGCCGAAATCCGTCTCGAAGTCGGACACGGAAATCCTCTCGGCGCTGGAGACGACGCTCAAGCGCGTGGTCTACGGCCAGGACAAGGCGATCGAGGCGCTGGCCTCGGCGATCAAGCTGGCGCGGGCGGGTCTGCGCGAGCCGGAAAAGCCGATCGGTTCCTATCTGTTCTCGGGCCCGACGGGCGTGGGCAAGACCGAGGTTGCCAAGCAACTCGCTTCCAGCCTCGGCGTGGAACTGCTGCGCTTCGACATGTCCGAATATATGGAGCGGCACACGATCTCGCGGTTGATCGGCGCGCCTCCGGGCTATGTCGGCTTCGACCAGGGCGGCCTGCTCACGGATGGCATCGACCAGCACCCGCATTGCGTGTTGCTGCTCGACGAGATCGAGAAGGCGCATCCCGACCTGTTCAACATCCTGCTGCAGGTAATGGACCACGGGAAGCTGACCGACCACAACGGCAAGCAGGTGGATTTCCGTAACGTCATTCTCATCATGACGACCAATGCGGGCGCCGCCGATCTGTCGAAGTCCGCCTTCGGCTTCACCCGCTCGAAGCGTGAGGGGGACGATGTGGAGGCGATCAACCGTCTGTTCGCGCCGGAGTTTCGCAACCGCCTCGATGCGATCATCCCGTTCGCCCACCTCACCAACGAGATCATCGCGCTGGTGGTGGAGAAGTTCGTGCTGCAGCTCGAAGCTCAGCTCGCGGATCGCAACGTCACCATCGAGCTGTCGGACGAGGCAACCGCCTGGCTGGTGGAGCGTGGCTACGACCAGCAGATGGGCGCCCGGCCGATGGGCCGGGTGATCCAGGAGCACATCAAGAAGCCGCTGGCGGATGAGGTGCTGTTCGGGAAGCTGCGCAATGGCGGTCATGTCCGTGTGGTGCTGCAGACCGACGATGACGGCGAGACTGCGCTGGCCTTCGAGTTCCCCGAAGGTCCGGTGACGCCCAAGCCGGAAAAGATCGAGCCGCCGGAGGAAAAGCGGGCGCCGCGCCGCAAGGCACCGGCCACCAAGGCGAAGAAGGCGGGGCCGGCAACGGCGCGCCGCGCCCGGCCGGGCAGTTCGAAAGTGCCGAAGGTGCCGCTGGTCAAGGCGTGA
- a CDS encoding DnaJ domain-containing protein, producing the protein MINLLIGAAIVALLYYALKAFGRANPAVLAQLGRRVGGGALILIAGFLGMRGHLETALPLGIFGLSLFGWDLRKVFSSGRSEPREGRTSAVRTAFLDMELDHDSGRLGGKVINGPLAGAALDALDVPSLARLALDVDTESRQLLEAYLDRRSPGWRENVDGHAGRRRADPPRRGAMTEEEAYQILGLEPGTGADEIRQAHRSLMKKLHPDQGGSNYLAARVNEAKDVLLDRH; encoded by the coding sequence ATGATCAATCTGCTGATCGGAGCGGCGATCGTCGCGCTGCTCTATTACGCTCTGAAGGCGTTTGGCCGTGCCAACCCGGCGGTTCTCGCCCAACTCGGGCGACGGGTAGGGGGCGGGGCGCTCATTCTCATAGCAGGCTTTCTCGGCATGCGCGGCCATCTCGAAACGGCGCTGCCGCTCGGTATTTTCGGCCTGTCGCTGTTCGGCTGGGACCTTCGCAAGGTGTTCAGCTCCGGGCGGAGCGAGCCTCGTGAAGGGCGAACGTCCGCCGTGCGAACGGCGTTTCTGGACATGGAACTCGACCATGACAGCGGCCGGCTCGGCGGCAAGGTGATCAACGGACCGCTGGCCGGTGCCGCGCTCGATGCCCTCGATGTTCCGAGCCTTGCCCGCCTCGCGCTCGATGTCGATACCGAGAGCCGCCAGCTACTCGAAGCTTATCTTGACCGCCGGTCGCCCGGCTGGCGTGAGAACGTGGACGGACATGCGGGCAGGCGGCGCGCTGACCCGCCGCGCCGCGGTGCGATGACGGAAGAGGAGGCCTACCAGATCCTGGGGCTTGAGCCGGGGACGGGGGCGGACGAGATCCGCCAGGCTCACCGTTCCCTTATGAAGAAACTCCATCCCGACCAGGGCGGGTCGAACTATCTCGCTGCCCGGGTAAACGAAGCGAAGGATGTCCTGCTCGACCGCCATTGA
- a CDS encoding phasin family protein, whose product MLQNFDDIQKVGKDNLELAVKSFGTVSKGVQTIAVEVADYSKKSFEEGTAAAEKLFGAKTLDKAVEIQSDYFKSAYESFVAQATKMGELYADLAKETYKPYESVLAKTSVTK is encoded by the coding sequence ATGCTGCAGAATTTTGACGACATCCAGAAGGTCGGCAAGGACAATCTCGAACTCGCGGTCAAGAGCTTCGGCACCGTGTCGAAGGGTGTCCAGACCATTGCGGTCGAGGTGGCGGACTACTCGAAGAAGTCCTTCGAGGAAGGCACGGCCGCGGCTGAAAAGCTGTTCGGGGCGAAGACCCTCGACAAGGCGGTCGAGATTCAGTCCGACTATTTCAAGAGTGCCTATGAGAGCTTCGTCGCCCAGGCGACCAAGATGGGCGAACTCTACGCCGATCTCGCCAAGGAAACCTACAAGCCGTATGAGAGCGTGCTCGCCAAGACCTCCGTCACCAAGTGA
- a CDS encoding AzlC family ABC transporter permease has translation MMPSPDSRSLDPAGSARWFARGMRGAISTPGLVLLATFIGFGGLLHDLGFPIGAGLLSTLLVWALPAQVILVGGLATGASLPALAVAVCLSGVRLLPMVVSLMPLMRGPRPRLGWELLCAHFVAMTVWVEGFRLLPKVAPDGRPGYAAGLGFGLTVLSMAGTALGYFLTGALPGPLAVALLLLTPISFAILLVRNARQAVDWLAIGLGAAISPLVANSPGGLDLFWAGVGGGTLAFFLARHLPGRQA, from the coding sequence ATGATGCCGTCCCCGGATTCCCGATCTCTCGACCCCGCCGGTTCGGCGCGCTGGTTTGCGCGCGGGATGCGAGGCGCCATATCCACGCCCGGCCTGGTTCTGCTCGCGACCTTCATCGGATTTGGCGGCTTGCTGCATGATCTCGGCTTTCCCATCGGTGCCGGCCTGTTGTCGACGCTGCTGGTCTGGGCGCTGCCGGCGCAGGTGATCCTGGTCGGCGGATTGGCCACCGGAGCGTCGCTCCCGGCGCTCGCCGTCGCCGTCTGCCTCTCCGGCGTGCGGCTGCTGCCCATGGTGGTCTCGCTGATGCCGCTGATGCGCGGCCCCCGGCCGCGTCTCGGTTGGGAACTGCTCTGCGCGCATTTCGTCGCCATGACGGTCTGGGTCGAGGGCTTCCGCCTCCTGCCGAAGGTGGCGCCAGACGGGCGGCCCGGCTACGCGGCCGGCCTCGGCTTCGGCCTGACGGTACTCAGCATGGCCGGCACGGCTCTTGGCTACTTCCTCACCGGCGCCCTGCCGGGCCCGCTGGCGGTGGCGCTGCTGCTGCTGACGCCGATCTCCTTCGCGATCTTGCTGGTGCGCAACGCCCGGCAGGCGGTCGACTGGCTGGCCATCGGCCTGGGGGCCGCCATCTCCCCCCTGGTCGCCAATTCGCCCGGCGGGCTGGACCTGTTCTGGGCCGGCGTGGGCGGGGGCACGCTGGCCTTCTTTCTTGCCCGCCATCTGCCCGGGCGACAGGCATGA
- a CDS encoding VWA domain-containing protein: protein MAHEKTTPTNRASTQPARPSADTAAFLAELERRAPLAAERRGRLIFGLDATMSREATWDLACALQAEMFEEAARIGGLDMQLVYYRGLGECRASPWMSDGKKLGALMARIQCQGGRTQIGRVLNHAAGQAATGPVGALVFVGDAMEENIDALCAEAGPLALRGVPAFMFQEGGDPAAERAFREIARLTKGAFCRFDAGASAELRALLRAAASYAAGGAKALAALAGASPGARRLISAMQDTR, encoded by the coding sequence ATGGCGCACGAGAAGACTACACCGACGAACCGCGCTTCAACGCAGCCGGCTCGGCCTTCCGCCGATACGGCTGCCTTCCTCGCGGAACTGGAGCGTCGCGCCCCGCTCGCCGCCGAGCGGAGGGGCCGGCTGATCTTCGGCCTCGACGCAACGATGAGCCGGGAAGCGACCTGGGATCTCGCCTGTGCCTTGCAAGCGGAAATGTTCGAGGAGGCGGCCCGCATCGGCGGGCTGGACATGCAACTCGTCTATTATCGCGGCCTCGGCGAATGCCGCGCCTCACCCTGGATGAGCGACGGGAAGAAGCTGGGGGCGCTGATGGCGCGCATCCAATGCCAGGGCGGGCGGACCCAGATCGGCCGGGTGTTGAACCATGCTGCCGGGCAGGCTGCCACGGGGCCCGTCGGGGCGCTGGTCTTCGTCGGCGACGCGATGGAAGAGAATATCGACGCGCTCTGCGCCGAGGCCGGTCCGCTGGCGCTGCGGGGCGTGCCCGCCTTCATGTTCCAGGAAGGGGGCGATCCCGCCGCCGAACGCGCCTTCCGCGAGATTGCGCGCCTGACCAAGGGCGCCTTTTGCCGCTTCGATGCCGGCGCTTCCGCGGAGCTGCGGGCGTTGTTGCGCGCCGCTGCCTCCTATGCCGCCGGCGGGGCTAAGGCCCTCGCGGCGCTGGCCGGGGCGTCGCCGGGGGCGCGACGGCTGATTTCCGCCATGCAGGACACGCGATGA